TGGCGCGGATGTGTCGCTCGATAAGCCGCATCCTGTGCCCGATGTGCGCGTTGGAGAGGCCGATATCTTCGCGGCAAAGGCGATACTCGAGAAAAATAACGTCAAACCGGGCACAGTACTCATTGGCATTGCCCCGGGCGCAAGCTTCGGGCCTTCCAAAAGATGGAAGCTCGAGGGCTTCAAGGAAGTTGCCAAGAGGTGCGCCAAGGAGTTCGGCGCGCTTCCCGTGATATTTGGCGGGGGCGAGGACGCGGTGGTAGCTGACAAGCTTTCCGCGATACTTGACGTACGGCACTTGAACCTCGCAGGAAAGACAAAATTAAAGGAGTTCTTCGCGCTCGCGAAGATGATGGACGCCTTTGTAACCAACGACTCAGGGCCCATGCACGTTGCCGCAGCGCTGGGCACTCCTACGGTCGGGATGTTCGGGTGGACCGAACCCTCGCTTACCGGAGCGCTTGGTAATAAAGTTAAGTATATCTCGAAGAACGTGGACTGTAAGCTTTGCCATAAGCGCGAGTGCCCGTACGGCCACCATAAATGCATGGACATCTCTCCGGAAGAGGTGTACGCAGAGGTAAAGGCCTTTCTTGTTGGAAAGGAAAAGGGAAATGGCTAAGAAGGTTGTTTTTCTCGACAGGGACGGCACGCTGAATGTTGATATAGGATATATGCGTAACCCCGAGGAACTCGTTCTTATAGAAGGAGCTGCGCGCTCTGTCAGGAAGTTAAACGACCTTGGCGTTTTCGTGGTTGTTCTAACGAACCAGTCGGGCGTTGGCAGAGGTTATTTTACGGAGGCAGAGGTCGGGAGGGCGAATGAGCGGTTACTTGAGCTTCTTAAAAAAGAAGGTGCAAGGGCCGATGCCGTGTACTTCTGCCCGCATCATCCTGACGACGGCTGCTCATGCAGAAAGCCTGCCATCGGAATGTTAAAGCAAGCCGCCGCGGAGCACGGGCTCGAGCTCAAGGGGGCGATTGTAATAGGCGATAAGCTAACCGACGTCGAGCTTGCGCACAATGCAGGCGGCAGGGGGGTGCTTGTGCTCACAGGCTTTGGCTCTGACGAGAGCGCAAAGGTTGGAGAAACAGGCAGAGCCCCTGACTTCATAGCAAAAGAAATTGGTGAGGCAGTTGACTGGGCAATAAGGGAGATGGGGCTCTAGGCGATATGGCGCTTGACGTGCAAATACTCGAGTTTGTAAATAAGGCCATGGCAGGCCCTGCCATGGACGCTATTA
This genomic window from Deltaproteobacteria bacterium contains:
- the waaF gene encoding lipopolysaccharide heptosyltransferase II codes for the protein GADVSLDKPHPVPDVRVGEADIFAAKAILEKNNVKPGTVLIGIAPGASFGPSKRWKLEGFKEVAKRCAKEFGALPVIFGGGEDAVVADKLSAILDVRHLNLAGKTKLKEFFALAKMMDAFVTNDSGPMHVAAALGTPTVGMFGWTEPSLTGALGNKVKYISKNVDCKLCHKRECPYGHHKCMDISPEEVYAEVKAFLVGKEKGNG
- a CDS encoding HAD family hydrolase, with amino-acid sequence MAKKVVFLDRDGTLNVDIGYMRNPEELVLIEGAARSVRKLNDLGVFVVVLTNQSGVGRGYFTEAEVGRANERLLELLKKEGARADAVYFCPHHPDDGCSCRKPAIGMLKQAAAEHGLELKGAIVIGDKLTDVELAHNAGGRGVLVLTGFGSDESAKVGETGRAPDFIAKEIGEAVDWAIREMGL